Proteins from one Loktanella sp. M215 genomic window:
- the lipA gene encoding lipoyl synthase — MRDLKIPAQRHPEKAKRPDAPQPKKPDWIRVKAPNSEGYRQTRDIMREHKLTTVCEEAGCPNVGECWSQGHATMMIMGEVCTRACTFCNIATGKPPEALDVFEPGRVADAVKKLGLKHVVITSVDRDDVDDGGAEHFAQTIRAIRRQAPQTTIEILTPDFIRCDPAVLEVVVAAKPDVFNHNLETVPGLYPQVRPGARYFHSLRLLQRVKELDPTMFTKSGIMVGLGEDRQAVIQVMEDMRAADIDFLTVGQYLQPTPKHHRVDRFVTPEEFASYEKAAYGKGFLMVSASPLTRSSYHAGDDFARLRAARLARFA, encoded by the coding sequence ATGCGCGATCTGAAAATCCCCGCCCAGCGTCATCCCGAAAAGGCCAAGCGCCCCGATGCGCCGCAGCCGAAAAAGCCGGACTGGATCCGGGTCAAGGCGCCGAATTCCGAGGGCTATCGCCAGACCCGCGACATCATGCGCGAACACAAGCTGACGACCGTCTGCGAAGAAGCAGGCTGCCCCAACGTCGGCGAATGCTGGTCTCAGGGCCACGCGACCATGATGATCATGGGCGAGGTCTGCACCCGCGCCTGCACCTTCTGCAACATCGCGACGGGCAAACCGCCAGAGGCGCTGGACGTGTTCGAGCCGGGTCGCGTGGCCGATGCGGTCAAGAAGCTGGGCCTGAAGCATGTCGTCATCACCTCTGTCGATCGCGACGACGTGGACGACGGCGGGGCCGAGCATTTCGCCCAGACGATCCGCGCGATCCGCAGGCAGGCCCCCCAGACCACGATCGAGATCCTGACGCCTGACTTCATCCGCTGCGACCCGGCGGTGCTGGAGGTCGTGGTTGCGGCCAAGCCGGACGTCTTCAACCACAACCTTGAAACCGTGCCGGGCCTTTATCCGCAGGTGCGCCCCGGTGCCCGCTACTTCCATTCCCTGCGCCTGTTGCAGCGGGTCAAGGAACTGGATCCCACGATGTTCACCAAATCCGGCATCATGGTCGGTCTGGGCGAGGACCGTCAGGCCGTCATTCAGGTGATGGAGGACATGCGCGCCGCCGACATCGACTTCCTGACCGTCGGCCAGTACCTGCAACCGACGCCCAAGCACCACCGCGTCGACCGGTTCGTGACCCCCGAAGAATTCGCCTCCTACGAAAAGGCGGCCTACGGCAAGGGCTTCCTGATGGTCTCCGCCTCGCCGCTGACACGGTCGTCCTACCATGCCGGCGACGATTTCGCCCGCCTCCGCGCCGCCCGCCTCGCGCGCTTCGCCTGA
- a CDS encoding type II toxin-antitoxin system RatA family toxin has translation MPVHDETRVLPYTADQMYALVADVEDYPKFLPWTAAARLRSESEEGDHTVLLADLVVSFKVFRETFGSRVTLWPEKKQIDTEYIDGPFKHLNSRWTFQDVEEGCKVHFHVDFEFKNRLLQGAAGMFFNQAMQTIVKAFQKRAAQLYGPGAT, from the coding sequence ATGCCCGTCCACGACGAAACCCGCGTCCTGCCCTATACCGCCGACCAGATGTATGCCCTTGTCGCCGATGTAGAGGATTATCCCAAGTTCCTGCCCTGGACCGCCGCCGCGCGCCTGCGCTCTGAAAGCGAGGAGGGCGATCACACCGTCCTGCTGGCCGACCTCGTGGTGTCCTTCAAGGTGTTCCGCGAAACCTTCGGCAGCCGCGTGACCCTCTGGCCGGAAAAAAAGCAGATCGACACGGAATACATCGACGGCCCCTTCAAGCACCTGAACAGCCGCTGGACGTTTCAGGACGTGGAGGAGGGTTGCAAGGTCCACTTCCACGTCGATTTTGAATTCAAGAACAGGCTGTTGCAGGGCGCTGCGGGCATGTTCTTCAATCAGGCGATGCAGACCATCGTCAAGGCGTTCCAGAAACGTGCGGCCCAGCTTTACGGCCCCGGCGCGACCTGA
- a CDS encoding EAL domain-containing protein: MTDLAPLLASVTPPRSPVTDMLTAFRRRLDMPLAYLAVFEGPDIVLRAVACDDATARLAAGDRFAAEGTYCQAIQRGVLPHLLPDAAAHPQAVMLPPHVMGTVGALISVPLTLRHGTEQAMLCCLSHVPRPMLDAGDLAIATSYATLLADIIDRDASLSTGGPDLRQQIGDVIADRDFQLLLQPIVSLTDNAVMGAEALCRFRPTPYRSPDTWFADARTVGLDRQLDRTVIAKTLELLSELPRALKLAINVAPDTLIHADLPRLIDGPFSDRIIFELTDHAGIGNLNAMRPQMKALRNLGAQIAVDDLGTDYNSLNTVLQIKPDIVKLDRSLVRGLHMDPVNQALTAGILHFSKAIGAQVIAEGIERAEEAAALRDFGVAYGQGFLLGRPGGLTALHARTFGY, translated from the coding sequence ATGACAGATCTTGCCCCCCTCCTCGCGTCCGTGACGCCCCCCCGCAGCCCCGTGACGGACATGCTGACTGCCTTCAGGCGGCGCCTGGACATGCCGCTTGCGTACCTTGCCGTATTCGAAGGGCCTGACATCGTGCTGCGCGCCGTGGCCTGCGACGATGCCACCGCGCGCCTGGCCGCCGGCGACCGGTTCGCGGCAGAGGGGACATACTGTCAGGCGATCCAGCGGGGCGTCTTGCCGCATCTGTTGCCCGACGCTGCGGCGCACCCGCAGGCTGTCATGCTGCCGCCCCATGTGATGGGGACCGTGGGCGCCCTGATCAGCGTGCCGCTGACGCTGCGCCATGGCACGGAACAGGCCATGCTGTGTTGCCTGTCGCATGTCCCGCGCCCCATGCTGGACGCGGGAGATCTGGCGATCGCCACGTCCTATGCCACTCTTCTGGCCGACATCATCGACCGGGACGCCAGCCTGTCGACCGGCGGCCCGGACCTGCGGCAGCAGATCGGCGACGTGATCGCGGACCGCGATTTCCAGTTGCTGCTGCAACCCATCGTGTCCCTGACCGACAATGCCGTCATGGGGGCCGAGGCGCTGTGCCGGTTCCGCCCGACGCCCTACCGCAGCCCCGATACCTGGTTCGCAGACGCGCGCACGGTGGGACTTGACCGACAGCTTGACCGGACCGTGATCGCCAAGACACTGGAATTGTTGTCAGAGCTGCCCCGGGCGCTGAAACTGGCGATCAACGTGGCGCCGGATACGCTGATCCACGCGGACCTGCCCCGGCTGATCGACGGACCCTTCAGCGACCGCATCATCTTCGAGCTGACCGACCACGCAGGTATCGGCAATCTGAACGCGATGCGCCCGCAGATGAAGGCACTGCGCAACCTTGGCGCGCAGATCGCCGTCGATGATCTGGGGACCGATTACAACAGCCTGAACACCGTGCTGCAGATCAAGCCGGATATCGTGAAACTGGATCGCAGCCTTGTGCGGGGGTTACACATGGACCCGGTCAATCAGGCTTTGACGGCCGGTATCTTGCACTTCAGCAAGGCCATCGGGGCGCAGGTCATCGCCGAGGGCATCGAACGGGCCGAGGAAGCAGCGGCCTTGCGCGATTTCGGTGTCGCCTACGGGCAAGGGTTCCTGCTGGGCCGGCCGGGCGGGCTGACGGCACTGCATGCACGGACATTCGGGTATTGA
- the hpt gene encoding hypoxanthine phosphoribosyltransferase — MSRPYVIDQMISAKSIAARIEALARDIHDAFDGTDKLVVVGLLRGSFVFIADLVRELDLPVEVDFIEASSYGDGMESSREVRILKDLRGTIEGRDVLIVEDIVDTGHTLSHVTDYLRSRHPARLKTIALLDKPARREVDFRADWIGFEIPDAFVVGYGIDFAQRNRNLPYIGQVRFTDEA, encoded by the coding sequence ATGTCACGCCCCTATGTCATCGACCAGATGATCAGCGCCAAATCCATCGCCGCCCGGATCGAGGCGCTGGCCCGCGACATCCATGATGCTTTCGACGGGACCGACAAACTGGTCGTCGTGGGCCTGCTGCGCGGGTCGTTCGTGTTCATCGCCGACCTCGTGCGGGAACTGGATCTGCCGGTGGAGGTCGATTTCATCGAGGCGTCAAGCTATGGCGACGGCATGGAAAGCAGCCGCGAGGTCCGCATCCTGAAGGACCTGCGCGGCACGATCGAAGGGCGCGATGTGCTGATCGTCGAGGATATCGTCGACACCGGGCATACGCTGAGCCATGTGACGGACTACCTGCGCTCGCGCCACCCGGCCCGGCTGAAGACCATCGCCCTGCTGGACAAGCCCGCGCGGCGCGAGGTCGATTTCCGCGCCGACTGGATCGGGTTCGAAATTCCCGACGCCTTCGTCGTGGGCTACGGCATCGATTTCGCGCAGCGCAACCGCAACCTGCCCTATATCGGTCAGGTGCGGTTCACGGACGAGGCATGA
- a CDS encoding DUF6456 domain-containing protein has translation MQHIPTPDIPGWVPDHIRHYLAHTVGGTSIRALARQCDVHPSTIMRQVRACEMRRDDPLIDAALRALTPVSVSQPSTESRAMSHAAPARHATSGVPVTQGRLDREALHILRRLCEPGAVMAVARDMDSAVIVREDPAGGTLRTAVVEADIAQAMALQNWVSCADPDARIARYHITGQGRTALRQLTAADENRAGGFSDGSGDTTEGSAFGNVLTARFIAAETPLMGLSRRRDRDGKPFLSKDLVKAGERLREDFVLSRPGPDAADDWRDALTRPGAGTSHPGVQAARARVLAALDDLGPGLQDAVLRCCCLLEGLETTEQRMGWSARSGKIVLRISLQRLMRHYEEATGKFGPRIG, from the coding sequence ATGCAGCATATTCCCACACCGGACATCCCCGGCTGGGTCCCCGACCACATCCGCCACTATCTTGCACATACGGTCGGCGGCACGTCGATCCGGGCGCTGGCCCGCCAGTGCGACGTCCATCCCTCGACCATCATGCGTCAGGTGCGGGCCTGCGAAATGCGGCGCGACGATCCGTTGATCGATGCCGCGCTGCGCGCCCTCACACCGGTCTCAGTCTCTCAACCTTCAACAGAAAGCCGTGCCATGTCTCACGCCGCTCCTGCCCGCCATGCCACCAGTGGCGTTCCTGTCACGCAAGGGCGGCTGGATCGCGAAGCGCTGCACATCCTGCGCCGGCTGTGCGAACCGGGGGCGGTGATGGCGGTGGCCCGCGACATGGATTCGGCTGTCATCGTGCGCGAGGATCCCGCCGGCGGCACCCTGCGCACCGCGGTCGTCGAGGCCGACATCGCGCAGGCGATGGCGCTGCAGAACTGGGTGTCCTGCGCCGACCCGGACGCCCGGATCGCGCGGTACCACATCACCGGCCAGGGTCGCACGGCGCTGCGTCAACTGACCGCAGCGGATGAAAATCGCGCGGGCGGCTTTTCTGACGGGTCCGGCGACACGACCGAGGGCTCGGCCTTCGGCAACGTGCTGACGGCCCGGTTCATCGCCGCCGAGACGCCGCTGATGGGCCTGTCCCGGCGCCGCGACCGCGACGGCAAGCCGTTCCTGTCCAAGGATCTGGTCAAGGCAGGCGAACGCCTGCGCGAGGATTTCGTCCTGTCGCGCCCCGGGCCCGACGCCGCCGACGACTGGCGCGATGCCCTGACACGGCCCGGCGCCGGCACCTCTCATCCCGGCGTGCAGGCCGCCCGGGCCCGCGTGCTCGCCGCCCTCGACGATCTGGGGCCGGGTCTGCAGGACGCCGTCCTGCGGTGCTGCTGCCTGCTCGAAGGGTTGGAAACGACAGAGCAGCGCATGGGCTGGTCCGCCCGGTCCGGCAAGATCGTGCTGCGCATCTCTCTCCAGCGTCTGATGCGCCACTACGAGGAGGCAACGGGCAAGTTCGGCCCCCGCATCGGGTGA